In Nitratireductor mangrovi, the genomic window CGGACGCGATGTCGAGGCCCTCGGCGTCGATACCCGTGATCAGCCAGCCATCCGACCGGGCGCCGCCGAAATGGCGCGCGTAAAGGTCGATCGCGTCACGGTGGTCCTCGTTCATGTGCTCGAGTGCCCCCTGCTCGGTGTCCGCGAGCCCGGCATTGGCGGGCAGATGCGGAGCGAGGTCGTCGGGGCCGAGCAAATAGGCCTTGCCGAAGCCGCCATTGAGGCTGGCCCGCTCCATCGCCAGCCGCACGAATGAGAAATCGCCGAAATCGGCGTAGAGCTTCGCCTTGGGATGCCGGTTCAGGTAGCGGCGACGCGCCCGATCACCCGCTGGTGTTCCGCGCTCCAGGCGCTCTGCCATGCACGAAAGCGTGATGCGTGGATGGGCGAGCGGGTCGCCCTTGCCGGGTTCGCCGACAAGCAGCGAGCAGCGCGGATCGGCGGCGAGGCCGGAGGTATGGGTGGAAAGCGTCGACACCAGGATGATCGGCGAGCCGTCGAGATCGGTGGCCGTCGCCACGCGCGAGGCGAACGGCGCTCCCGTCTCCGGCTCGATCACGGCCAGCGCGCCGTGGCGGGCCGAGCGGATCAGCCGCCGCGCCAGCGCGATCGCCTCGCCATCCGTCTTGCGGATCACGTTCTTGGCCTTGTCCGCCATGTCGTCTTATCCTTGTTGATGGCCGGTGCCGATCAGTTACCGATCACACCTTGCTCGGCGAGCGCTAGGGTCTGCTCGCGATCGAGGCCGAATTCGGTCAGCAGTTTTGCGGCGGGCTGAGCCGATGGTGGCTGTGCAACCTGCGACGGTGTGCGCGAGAAGCGCGGCGCGGGGCCGGGCCGCTTCAACGCGCCGACGTCGCGGTGCGTCTTGCGCGCCAGATTATGCGGATGCGAAGGCGCCTCGGCCAGCGACAGCACAGGCGCCACGCAGGCGTCGGTGTCGGCAAACAGCGCGGCCCATTCGTCGCGCGGCTTTCCCACCAGCCGCGCCGCGATCGCCTCGCGCATCGCCGGCCAGTGCGCCAGGTCGTATTGCGCCGTTGCCAGGTGCTCGTCCAGCGGCAATAGCCGCGCGAATTCGGCGAAGAACTGCGGTTCCAGGCAGGCGACCGCAACATGGCGGCCGTCGGCGGTCGCGTAGGTGTCATAGAACGGGCAACCGGAATCGAGCAGGTTGGACCCGCGTCGGTCCTGCCAGATGCCCGCGCCCATGAACGCGAAGAAAGGCGCGGCCAGCATTGACGCCCCGTCGATCATCGCCGTGTCGACGACCTGGCCCTTGCCCGAGCGCGAGCGTTCGAACAGTGCCGCCAGCACGCCGGTGATCAGGAACATCGTCCCGCCGCCATAGTCGGCGGCAAGGTTGAGCGGCGGCACCGGCTTGCCGTCGGCCGGCCCGATCGCATGCAGCACGCCCGACAGCGCCAGATAGGTGAGGTCGTGCCCGGCGCGGCTGGCCAGCGGGCCGTCCTGGCCGAAGCCGGTCATGCGGCCATAGACCAGGCCCTCGTGGCGCTCCAGCAAGGGCTCTGGGCCCAGCCCGAGGCGCTCCATGACGCCCGGCCGGAACCCTTCGATCAGCACATCGGATGCCGCCGCCAGTTGCGTGACGAGTTCCACCCCCTCGGGACGCTTCAGATCGACCTTCAGCGTCTCGCGGCCATGGATGTCGAGATTGAAGGCGTCGGGTAGGTCGAGGAAGGCACGGCCGGTCTTCAGCCGCTCGACCCGGAGCACCCTCGCTCCCATCTCCGACAACATCAGTCCTGCAAGGGGAACCGGGCCGATTCCCGCCATCTCGATCACCTTGAGGCCCGCCAGCGGCCCCTGGCGCCGCGCGTGGCTCATGGCGGGTCGACCCCCGTCAGCGCGGCGCCATGCGAATGGCGCCGTCGAGCCGGATGGTCTCGCCGTTGAGCATCTGGTTCTCGACGATATGGGCGGCCAGCGCGGCATATTCAGGCGGCTCGCCGAGGCGCGGCGGGAAGGGCACCTGCTGGCCGAGTGACTTCTGCGCCTCTTCGGGCAGTCCGGCCATCATCGGCGTGCGGAAGATGCCGGGCGCGATCGTACAGACGCGGATGCCGGCCCGCGACAGGTCGCGCGCCACCGGCAGCGTCATGCCCACCACGCCGCCCTTGGACGACGAATAGGCGGCCTGGCCGACCTGCCCGTCATACGCCGCCACCGAGGCGGTGTTGACAATGACGCCGCGTTCGCCGCCATCGAGCGGCTCCAGCTTCTCGCAGCGAACGGCAAACAGGCGGATCATGTTGAAGGTACCGACGAGGTTGACCTCGATCACCTTCTTGTAGACGTCGAGCGGATGGGCGCCGTCCTTGCCGGTGGTCTTCATCGCGATGCCGATGCCGGCGCAATTGACCAGGATGCGCGGTTCGCCGAGCTTGTCGGCCACTTCGGCGATCGCCGCTTCGGCGCCTTCGGCGCTGGAGACATCGCAACGCACCGCGATGCCGCCAAGTTCGGCCGCGACCTTTTCCGCCCGCTCCATGCCGACATCGAGGATAGCGACCTTCGCCCCCTTGGCGGCGAGGGCGCGGGCCGTCGCCTCGCCAAGGCCGGATCCGCCGCCGGTGATGATCGCGATCGCGCCGGATGGGTTCATGAAAGTCGTCCTCCCAGAATGTTATGAAACAAAACTAATTTGCATCATCGTAGCGGCATGCATGGCGCCCGCGCAAGGCTCCATGCGACACAAGCGAACGGGTCGTAGTCTTTGTCGCGCACGGTCGTCCCGACGATGGTTGCCGCGTGTCGTGGCCGGTGCAAAAAAAGGCGGCGCCGGGCTTTTGCCTCGTGGCGCCGCCAATTCCCCTCTTGCCTGTGGATCAGGCGGGTGACATTCCGCGCAGCCGCTCGTTGCGGCGCCGGATCATCTCCAGCGTGGTCAGCAGCAGGATCGACAGCGCCACCAAAAGGCTGGCGAGCGCAAGGATCGTCGGGCTGATCTCCTCGCGCAGGCCCGAGAACATGCGCACCGTCATCGGCGTCTGGTTGGGACCGGCCATGAAATTGACGATCACAACCTCGTCGAGCGAGGTGACGAAGGCGAACAGCGCCCCCGAGATCACGCCCGGCAGCAGCAGCGGCAGGATCACCTTGAAGAAGGTGCGCGTCTGGTTGGCGCCGAGGCTTTGCGAGGCGCGGATCAGCGTCTCGTTGAATCCGGCCAGCGACGCCGTCACCGTCAGCACCACGAAAGGCGTTCCCAGCACCACGTGGCTGAGGATGATGCCCGGAAAGGTCTGCGACAAGCCGACGCGGGCGAAGAACGAGAACAGCGCCGCCGCGGTGATGATCAGCGGCACGATCATCGGCGAGATCAGCACCGCGGTGATGATGCCGCGCGCCGGCATGTTGGGCCGGTTGAGCCCGAGTGCCGCCAGCGTGCCGAGCGCGGTCGCGATGATCGTCGAACAGATCGAGATGATGAACGAATTGCCGATCGAACTCATCCATTCCGATGAACCGAACAGCGCTTCGAACCAGCGCAGCGAATAGCCGTCCGGATTGAGCGACAGCATTTCGCGGGTGAAGGTGAAATAGGGCTCGGCGTTGAAGGCCAGCGGGATGATCACGATGATCGGCGCGATCAGGAAGAAGAAGATCAGCCCGCAGATGATGTTGAACGCATAGTGCCAGACGCGTTCGACGGGTGTTGCGTATGAAGGCAGGGCCATGATGCGCTTCCTATCCGAACTTCAGCCGATCGACGCCGACAAGCTTGTTGAAGACCCAGTAGACGAGCAGCACCGCCACCAGCAGGATCGTTGCCAGTGCGGCCGCCAGTTTCAGCTGGGCGCTGGAGCCCTGCATGTTCTGGGCGATCAGGTTGGAGATGAAGATACCGCTGTCGCCGCCGACCAGCGCCGGCGTGATGTAGTAGCCGATTGCAAGGATGAACACGAGGATGCAGCCGGCGGCGAGCCCCGGTATCGTCAGCGGGAAATAGACCCGCCACCAGGCGCGGAACGGGTGTGCGCCGAGCGATTTCGCCGCCCTGAGATAGCTTGGCGGGATGGTCTTCATCACCGAATAGAGCGGCAGCACCATGAACGGCAGCAGGATGTGGGTCATGGCCACGATGGTGCCGGTGCGATTGTAGATCATGCGCAGCCGCCCTTGCCCGTCGATGATGCCGGTTGCGACAAGGAGTTCGTTGATCACCCCTTGCTGCTGCAGCAGCACGATCCAGGCCGAGGTCCTCACAAGCAGTGAGGTCCAGAACGGCAACAGCACCAGGATCAGGAGCAGGTTGGCGACGCGCGCCGGTTGCGTCGCCAGCATGTAGGAAATCGGATAGGCGAGCACGACGCAAAGCCCGGTGATCAGGATACTCATCCAGGCGGTGCGGAAGAACAGCCCCTTGTACACCTGGTAGACTTCCGGCCGCGGCGCGATCTCGCCCTGCGCGTTGTATTCGTAGTCGATCGCCAGCAGGTAGTAGGTCGGCGTCAGCAGCCGCGACTCGCGTTTGAGGATGCGCCAGAACTCCAGATTGGCCCAGTCCTCGTCGGCCTCCAGGAACTTTTCGCGATAGGGCGCCGACCATTCGTCGACCTGCCGCGCGGTGCGCATCACCGTGCTGCGGGCGCCGGGGATTTCGCGGTTGATGCGCGCTGCCGCGCGCCCGATGGTGCGGTTTTCGACGCCCACGATCATGTCGGCCGCCATGGCCTGGAAGACCGGCTCCGGCGGCACGTCCGCGCCCTCCCACTGCTGCAGGGCGGCCGCGGTCTGCGGCAGGTAGCCGCGAATCTCGGGATTGTAGACGGAACGCCAGATCATCGACAGGATCGGCACTGCGAAGACGATGAGCAGGAACACCAGCAAGGGCGCGACCAGCAAAAACGCGCGGCGTCGTTCCTGCGCCTGCGAGCGACGCAGCGCATGCTTGAGCGGGGTGCCGTCCGCCGCGAGCAGTTCAGGGGTCTTCGATGCCGATGCCATGGAGTCGTCCGGATGTTGTCAGTCGTGCGAGGGGTAGGCGGGGCGCGTCGGAGCGCCCCGCCTGTTCCCGTGGATCAGCCTGCGACCCAGGCGTTGAAGCGCTCTTCGAGCGCGTCGCCGTAATCCGCCCAGAACTGGACGTCGAACGGGATCGCCGTCTTCAGGTTCTCCGGATTGGTCGGCATGTGCGGCTTCATGTCGATGTCGGTGCCTTCGAACTTGCCGACCTTCGGCGCCGACGACTGACGTGCCGGACCGTAGGAGATGTATTTCGCCTGGTCAGCGAGACGCTGCGTGTCGGTGGCGAACTTCAGGTAATCCTTGATGGTCTCCTCGTTGCCGGTGTCGACCGGAACCACCCAGCCGTCGGTCTCGAACATCTGGTGATCCCACATGATCTCGAACGGCTGGTCCTCGTTGACCTGTGCGTTGAAGATGCGGCCGTTATAGGCGGTCGCGATCACGGCCTCCTTGTCGGCGAGCATCTGCGGCGGCTGGGCACCCTCGGACCACCAGATCACGTTGTCCTTGATCTCGTCGAGCTTGGCGAAGGCGCGGTTCTGGCCTTCCTCGGTCGCCAGCACCTCATAGACCTTGTCCGGCTCGACGCCATCGGCGATCAGTGCCCATTCGAGGTTCTTCTGCGGAATCTGCTGCAGAGCGCGCGTGCCCGGGAACTTTTCGACGTCCCAGACATCCTCGATCGTCTGCGGTCCGCCATCCGGGAACGCCTCGGTGTTGTAGGCGAACATGGTCGCATAAAGGATTTGCGGAATGAAGCAGGGCCCGAGCGTTCCTTCGATGAAGTCCTGCGAGGCCGGCGTGCCGTCGGGCGCCGGGGCAAGCCATTCGTCATGCGGGATTTCCAGCACAAGGCCCTCGTCGCAGGCGCGCTGGGCGTCTGCCTGCAGCATGTCGACGACATCCCAGGTCACGTTCCCGGCTTCCACCTGCGCGCGGATACCCGCCAGCGCGTTCGCCGACTTGTCCTCGTTGAGGATCTCGACGCCGGTCTTTTCCGTATAGGGCTTGTGATAGGCCTCGATCTGGGACTTCGAATAAGCGCCGCCCCAGGAGACGATCGTCAGTTGCTTGTCCTGTGCGACCGCGCCGCCAAGCGCAAGAGCCGCGACCGTACCGGTCAAGATCAGAACCCGTTTCATACTGACACCTTCCTTTGATTTTTTCTGCATTCATCTGGGTTTGAAAGACACAAGAGTTGGTGTCCGGCGTTTGTTTTTCTGGATGTCGAGGTCCGCCGGATGACCTATCCGGTCCGCGCCCGCCAGGGCGCGGCGGTCAGTTGTCGCCGCGGTCGAGGGCGCGGCAGTCTTCCGTCGCCCATCCGACCCGCACCGCCTCGCCCGGCTTGAAGCGGCGGGCGCCGAGCCGGTTACGGGTCTTCACGACAAAATCGCTGTTGCCGGCCACCGTCATCCGCGTGCGGATGTGGTCGCCGAGATAGATGACTTCCTCGACCCGCCCGGTGACCGTGTGGTCGGTGATGCTCTCGTCGGGGTCGATCTCGACGCGCTCGGGCCGGATCGAAAGCTGGGTGCGTTCGCCTGGGCCGGCATTGATCGCCAGCGCCATCACCTGCTCGCCATCGCTGAGTTCGACCTTGGCGATGCCGTCATTGATCGATTTGATCTTGCCCTGCAGGGTGTTGTTTTCGCCGATGAACTGGGCGACGAAGCTGTTCTCCGGCTTCTCGTACAGCACCTCGGGCGTCGCCAGCTGCTGGATGACGCCGTCGTTGAAGACCGCGACGCGGTCCGACATGGTCAGCGCCTCGCTCTGGTCGTGGGTCACGTAAATGACGGTCACGCCGAGCGATTCGTGAATGTGCTTGATCTCGAACTGCATGTGCTCGCGCAACTGCTTGTCGAGGGCGCCGAGCGGTTCGTCCATCAGAACCAGTTCGGGCTCGAACACCAGTGCGCGCGCCAGCGCCACGCGCTGTTGCTGGCCGCCGGAAAGCTGCGCCGGGCGGCGGCCATGGAACGAACCGTCGCCCATCTGGACCATGTCGAGGGCGCGCTGCACCTTCTTTTCGCGCTCGGCCTTGTCGAAGCCGCGAACCTCGAGAGGAAAGGCGAGGTTTTCCGCGATCGTCATGTGCGGGAACAGCGCGTAATTCTGGAACACCATGCCGATGCCGCGTTTGTGCGGCGGCACGCTGTTGATGGGCTGGCCGTCGAGATAGATCTCGCCATGCGTCGCCGGCTCGAAGCCGGCCACCATCATCAGGCAGGTGGTCTTGCCCGAGCCCGACGGCCCCAGCATGGTCATGAATTCTCCCCGCTCGAGGCGGAGATTGAGGTTTTTCACGACGAGCGACTCGCCGTCGTAGGATTTTTGAACTTCTTCGAAGAGGACCATTGGTCGGTCGGATTGCGCGTCGCTCCCCAGGGGCATCGTTGCCCCGACACCGCGTTCCGCGTCGACTAGCTCATTCAATGTTATCTCCCGCTGGTCATTTTTCGTGACCCTAGAGGAATATAGCGGTGTGATCAAACCCTTCCAGGGGTGAGTGGTGTGTCTTTTTGAAGATAAAGAATGAAACGAATAAGTATTGGAAGAAATCAAGTATTTACAAGTTGTTCAAAGAAATCTACTTGCAATATCATTGCTATGTTTCGATGGCATCCATTGTGCCGCATTTATATGGAGTATCGCTTCCGATCTTGACACGGCGTCGGTCAAGACGGCGCGCAAACCTGCAAGGTGAGCCTGTCGGTATCGAAGTAATCGGACTTTGCATGCGGCCTGCCGGGCGGCGCTGAACGTCCGCGCCCCGCGCTGGACAGGGAGCCGTCCGGCTCCCTTCGGCAAGTGTGCCTTGCCTAGCGCCTCAGCACGGCTCCCAGAACGTCGCGCACGCCGATGGCGCCGGTGAAGCGCGACTGCTCGTCGAAGACCGCGACGGGTGCGGTCTGCGATTGATGCATGGCGTGCATCACCGCCTTCAGCGGTGTGCCCGGCTTGGCCCAGTAGACCTGGTGCGTATCTTCCGGCAGCGTCTCGAGCGGGTCGCAGGAGGCCCAGATCGCCGGGCGTCCGTTGCGCTCGGCCCCGGTCACCAGCATGTTGTCGTCGAGGCGGAAGCGCGTCGTGCGCCGCCGGTCGAGCCATACCCAGCCCTCGCCGCCGGCTTCCAGGTCGCGGCGGTCGCGCATCACGTTCCAGGCGGTCAGCACCGAGAGCGGATTCACATTGGCGATGAAGTCGCGCACGTAGTCGTTGGCCGGCGCCAGCACGATCTCTTCCGGCGCGCCCGACTGCACGATGCGGCCGCCCTCCATGATGGTGATGCGGTTGCCGATCTTCAGTGCTTCCTCGAGGTCGTGGCTGACGAAGACGATGGTCTTCTTCAGGTCCGTCTGCAGTTGCAGCAATTCGTCCTGGAGCTTGGTCCGGATCAGCGGGTCCAGCGCTGAGAACGGCTCGTCCATCAACAGGATCGGTGCCTCGGTCGCGAAGGCCCGCGCCAGCCCGACGCGCTGCTGCATGCCGCCCGACAGTTCGTGCGCATATTTGCCGGCCCACTGGTCCAGATGCACCAGTTCGAGCTGCCGCGCCACGCGCTCGCGCCGTTCGGCGTCCGGCACCCCGGCCAGTTCCAGCCCGAAGCCGACATTTTCCGCGACCGTGCGCCAGGGCAGCAGCGCGAACTGCTGGAACACCATGGCCACGCACTCGCGGCGGATCTTGCGCAACTCGGCTTCGGAGCAGGAGACCACGTCCGCCTGCCAGTCGCCGTCATGGACGATCACCTCGCCGCGGGTCACCTCGTTGAGCCGGTTGACCGCGCGCAGCAGCGTCGACTTGCCCGAGCCGGAAAGGCCCATCAGCACCGAGATCTCGCCCTCCTCGACGGTGAGGTTGCAGCCGGCGCAGCCAAGCACGCTGCCGGTCTTTTCGAGGATTTCGGCGCGGCTGGCGCCGCTGTCGAGCAGCGCCAGCGCGGCGGCCTGTTGGTCGCCGAAGATGATGTCGACATCGCGGAAATCGACGGCGGTGCTCATTTGGCGTCTCCCCTGCCGATGCGCGACATGCGGTCGAGAATGATGGCGAGGATGACAATCGCCAGGCCGGCTTCCAGGCCGAGCGGAATGTTGACGGAGTTGAGCGCCCTGACCACCGGCTTGCCGAGCCCGTTGGCGCCGATCAGCGCTGCGATGACGACCATCGACAGCGACAGCATGATACACTGCGTCAGCCCGGCCATGATCGTCGGCAGTGCTGCCGGCAGTTCCACCTTCCACAGCAATTGCCGCTTGGTGGCGCCGAAGGCTTCACCCGCCTCCAGCATCGGCTTCGGCACCGAGGTGATGCCCAGATACGTAAGCCGGATCGGCGCCGGCGACGCAAAGATGACGGTGACGATCATGCCCGGCGCGATGCCGAGGCCGAACAGGATCAGCACCGGGATCAGATAGACGAAAGTCGGCAGCGTCTGCATCAGGTCGAGCAGAGGCTGCAGATAACGGTAGACGCGTTCCTTGTGCGCGGCCCAGATGCCGATCGGCACGCCGATGGCCATCGAGCAGGTTGTCGCGGCCACGACCAGCACCAGCGTCTCGACGGTTTCTTCCCACAGGTCCTGGTTGACGATGAAAAGTAACCCCAGCGCCACGCCGGCGACCAGCTTCCAGGAGCGCTGCAGATACCAGGCGAGGCCGGCAATTGCGGCGACGAGCAGCACCGGGGGCACCACGAGGAGGATGTCGACCAACCCGTCGAGCACGAACTTGAAGGCATCGGCGATGCTGTCGAAGAACCACTCGAAATTGGTGGTCAGGAAATCGAAGAACTGCTTGCCCCACCGGCCGATCGGTATCTTGAAGCTCGATATCAACTCCGAAATCGGATCCATTGCCCCCTCGCTCCGTGGCACGCGAAAGGCGGCCGCCCTGTCGGGTCAGCCGCCGTTCGCCTGTCTGCTCCGGCGTATCGCCGATTACATGCCGAGGGCGGATTTCACGGCGGCCATGGCGTCGCCGCCGTCCATCGTGGTCACGCCTTCGAGCCACGGGCCGACCGTGTCCGGGTTGGCCTTCAGCCACGCCGTCGCCGCGTCCTGCGGATCCTGGCCGTCGTCGAGGATCGCACCCATGATCTCGTTTTCCATCTTGAGCGAGAAGACGAGATTGGTGAGCAGCTTGCCGACGTTCGGGCACTCGGTAACGTAGCCGGCGCGGACATTGGTGTGAACCGTCGCGCCGCCGTAGTTCGGACCGAACACGTCGTCGCCACCGGCCAGATAGGCCATCTCGACATTCGCGTTCATCGGATGCGGCTCCCAGCCGAGGAAGACGATGTCCTCCTTGTCGCCGACCGCCTTGGAGACGGCCGACAGCATGCCGGCTTCCGAGCTCTCCACCAGCTCGAAGCCGTCGAGCTCGAACTGGTTGTTGGAAATCATGTCGAGGATCAGCCGGTTGCCGTCATTGCCGGCCTCGATGCCGTAGATCTGGCCGTCGAGCTTGTCCTTGAACTTGGCGATGTCGCCGAAAGTCTGCAGGCCCGCGTCGAAGGTGTATTTCGGAACCGCCAGCGTGTATTTGGCGCCTTCCAGGTTGGTGGCGATCGTCTCCACCGTGCCGTCGTCCAGATAGGGCCTGATGTCAGCCTCCATGGTCGGCATCCAGTTGCCCAGGAAGACGTCGATATCCTTCGAGGCGAGCGACGTGTAGGTCACCGGCACCGACAGGATTTCCACCGTGGGCTCGTAGCCCAGCGCTTCCAGCACCACCGAGGTGGTCGCCGTCGTGGCGGTGATGTCGGTCCAGCCGACATCCGAGAAGCGCACTTCCTTGCAGCTTTCGGGATCGGCGGCGAGCGCCTGCGAGGTGAGTGCCGTTGCGAGTCCGAGCGACAAGGCAAATATCGTCTGGCGAGGCATTGAGGTGTTCTCCCTGTTGTTGTTGGCGGCCCATCGCGGCTCTGCTGGCAATAAGCCAAACACCATTTCAGGCCGTATTCAAGCGTGTCTGGATGCGCGGGGCATCCGGGTTGTCTCAGTCAATCGGATTTGGGCGCGAAGATCGTCGCGATCGCGGCTCAAGATTACCGGGGCACGCCTTGGAAAAATTTGCCGATATCCCTCCGATTTTTTATTGATTGTGCAGTCAATCAAAAAAAGTCGAGCCGACCGGCAATGTCAAGCCGGAAACGGATTGCGCCAGGATTCCGTCTCTTGGGTGCGGGCAAGGCGCGACTTGTTCGGCTTCGCGGCGCCTTTTCCAGTGGAACGCTGCGACTGGCGACTCCCATCATGGCTGCGGCTTGGCCTAATAGACGAATGGCCAAGCTCTACTTTCACTACGCGACCATGAACGCCGGCAAGTCGACCATGTTGCTGCAGGCGTCCTACAATTACCGTGAGCGCGGAATGACGACGATGGAGTTCATCGCCGCCTTCGACGACCGAGCCGGTCGCGGCCGCATCGGCTCGCGCATCGGCCTGGCCGCCGAGGCCGAGACCTTCCGCCATGGCGACGATCTTTTTGCCCGCATCGCCGAGCATCACGACCATACCTCGGTGCATTGCGTCTTCGTCGACGAGGCACAGTTTCTCGACGAGGAACAGGTCTGGCAGCTGGCGCGCGTTGTCGACCGGCTCGACATCCCGGTCATGTGCTATGGCCTGAGGGTCGATTTCCAGGGCAAGCTCTTTCCCGGCTCGCATGCGCTGCTGGCGATCGCCGACGAACTGCGCGAGGTGCGCACCATCTGCCGCTGCGGCCGCAAGGCGACGATGGTCGTGCGGCTCGGACCGGACGGCAAGGTTGCCCGGCAGGGCGACCAGGTGGTGATCGGCGGCGACGACAAATATGTCTCGCTCTGCCGCCGGCACTGGGAAGAGGAGATGGGCCGCTGGCCGGCCGAGGATCTGATCGGCTTTGCCGGCGAGCGGAGTCGCGCCCGCTAATTCGCGTGGTAGTGCAGATTCCGACCGGCTGAACCGCAGGCAACACCGCGACTTTCATTCGCAACAATCGCCCCATATATTCGGTCCCGCTGCCGCGCGACCGCCGGTATTCGATCAGCCCGTTGGAGGAACTGGATGGCGACCTTGCAGAACTTCGATGCCGAAATTGCCAAGACCAGGAAGACGGTCGAGGATATGCGGTCCAAGATCGAGCAGTCCGGCATCGTGCTCGACAAGATCGCCCAGACCGACAAGAAGATCGGCGAGGTCGACTTCGACATCGAGAACGCTCGCATCGAGGACGTCATCAAGCAGCAGAAGACCATGGAGGCGAATATCGCCGACCTGATCATCGGTCTCGAGGACGCCACCAATGTCTTCGGCAGCGAATTCGAGAGCATGAAGAGCTACACCGGCTGGGAGACCTTCGTCGGCTTCTTCTCCAAGCAGCGCCAGCAGCGGATGCGCACGGAGCGCGTGCGCAACATGTCGCTGGCCGGCAATTTGCAGGAACTGCTCGGCAAGTCCGACACCATCGTCGGCATCCTGACCGACCAGAAGCAGGTGCTCGACGACCGCTACAAGACCTCCGAGGCCAGCCTTGCTCAGGTGATCGAGCGCCGCAAGTCGACCATGGACGAGCTGACGGCGACCCAGAAGCGCATCGAGGAACTGAACCCGCTGCTGCTCGACATCGAAAACCGCATCTCCGCCTCGACCAGCCAGGCCGAGCGCACCGAGCTGGAAGGCGAGCGCTCCAAGCTCGCGACCGAATACAATGAGAAGCAGGCCAAGGAGCAGGAACTGCTGGCCGAGAGCCAGACGCTGGAGCGCTACACGTCGATGTTCCAGACCTTCGTCGATTCGCTCAACAACCAGATCGCGGCCCAGAACACGCTGATCAACAAACTGACCATCGATACCGAGCAGCGCATTGTTCTGTACAAGGCGCTGGAGGACTCTTTGAAGACGGCCGCCCAGCAGGATGTCGCCCACCGGATCAACACGCTCGGCAGCCAGGTCGACAACACCGCCGAGGAGACGATGGCCGGCATCGGCGCCGCCGCCCAGCGCCACATCGGCGATCTGCTCGAGCTGCACGAGAAGAACATGGTCACGACCGCCGACATCCAGCGGCGCAAGAAACTCGCCGACGATGCCTTCGCGCGCCGCTTCGAGGACGTGATGAAGAAGCACAACGCGGCCGACTACGTGCGGCAGTAGCCAGGCCGCATGACCGACGCGAATTCCTCAGCGATCCGCTACTTCGACGCCATTTCGGCCGCGCTGTCGGGGCTGGACATCTTTCTGCGCCACGACAATTCGCCGCTTTACGGCCACGGCCTCGTGGCCCAGATCGTCGCCGAATATATCGTGCGGCTTGAAAACTCGTTCTCGT contains:
- a CDS encoding HugZ family protein → MADKAKNVIRKTDGEAIALARRLIRSARHGALAVIEPETGAPFASRVATATDLDGSPIILVSTLSTHTSGLAADPRCSLLVGEPGKGDPLAHPRITLSCMAERLERGTPAGDRARRRYLNRHPKAKLYADFGDFSFVRLAMERASLNGGFGKAYLLGPDDLAPHLPANAGLADTEQGALEHMNEDHRDAIDLYARHFGGARSDGWLITGIDAEGLDIASGDEVHRVLFPAPLGEAGALRAVLVDMAKTARAMETNSQHAANPT
- a CDS encoding CaiB/BaiF CoA transferase family protein, which produces MSHARRQGPLAGLKVIEMAGIGPVPLAGLMLSEMGARVLRVERLKTGRAFLDLPDAFNLDIHGRETLKVDLKRPEGVELVTQLAAASDVLIEGFRPGVMERLGLGPEPLLERHEGLVYGRMTGFGQDGPLASRAGHDLTYLALSGVLHAIGPADGKPVPPLNLAADYGGGTMFLITGVLAALFERSRSGKGQVVDTAMIDGASMLAAPFFAFMGAGIWQDRRGSNLLDSGCPFYDTYATADGRHVAVACLEPQFFAEFARLLPLDEHLATAQYDLAHWPAMREAIAARLVGKPRDEWAALFADTDACVAPVLSLAEAPSHPHNLARKTHRDVGALKRPGPAPRFSRTPSQVAQPPSAQPAAKLLTEFGLDREQTLALAEQGVIGN
- a CDS encoding 3-hydroxyacyl-CoA dehydrogenase, with amino-acid sequence MNPSGAIAIITGGGSGLGEATARALAAKGAKVAILDVGMERAEKVAAELGGIAVRCDVSSAEGAEAAIAEVADKLGEPRILVNCAGIGIAMKTTGKDGAHPLDVYKKVIEVNLVGTFNMIRLFAVRCEKLEPLDGGERGVIVNTASVAAYDGQVGQAAYSSSKGGVVGMTLPVARDLSRAGIRVCTIAPGIFRTPMMAGLPEEAQKSLGQQVPFPPRLGEPPEYAALAAHIVENQMLNGETIRLDGAIRMAPR
- a CDS encoding ABC transporter permease, whose product is MALPSYATPVERVWHYAFNIICGLIFFFLIAPIIVIIPLAFNAEPYFTFTREMLSLNPDGYSLRWFEALFGSSEWMSSIGNSFIISICSTIIATALGTLAALGLNRPNMPARGIITAVLISPMIVPLIITAAALFSFFARVGLSQTFPGIILSHVVLGTPFVVLTVTASLAGFNETLIRASQSLGANQTRTFFKVILPLLLPGVISGALFAFVTSLDEVVIVNFMAGPNQTPMTVRMFSGLREEISPTILALASLLVALSILLLTTLEMIRRRNERLRGMSPA
- a CDS encoding ABC transporter permease produces the protein MASASKTPELLAADGTPLKHALRRSQAQERRRAFLLVAPLLVFLLIVFAVPILSMIWRSVYNPEIRGYLPQTAAALQQWEGADVPPEPVFQAMAADMIVGVENRTIGRAAARINREIPGARSTVMRTARQVDEWSAPYREKFLEADEDWANLEFWRILKRESRLLTPTYYLLAIDYEYNAQGEIAPRPEVYQVYKGLFFRTAWMSILITGLCVVLAYPISYMLATQPARVANLLLILVLLPFWTSLLVRTSAWIVLLQQQGVINELLVATGIIDGQGRLRMIYNRTGTIVAMTHILLPFMVLPLYSVMKTIPPSYLRAAKSLGAHPFRAWWRVYFPLTIPGLAAGCILVFILAIGYYITPALVGGDSGIFISNLIAQNMQGSSAQLKLAAALATILLVAVLLVYWVFNKLVGVDRLKFG
- a CDS encoding ABC transporter substrate-binding protein, with amino-acid sequence MKRVLILTGTVAALALGGAVAQDKQLTIVSWGGAYSKSQIEAYHKPYTEKTGVEILNEDKSANALAGIRAQVEAGNVTWDVVDMLQADAQRACDEGLVLEIPHDEWLAPAPDGTPASQDFIEGTLGPCFIPQILYATMFAYNTEAFPDGGPQTIEDVWDVEKFPGTRALQQIPQKNLEWALIADGVEPDKVYEVLATEEGQNRAFAKLDEIKDNVIWWSEGAQPPQMLADKEAVIATAYNGRIFNAQVNEDQPFEIMWDHQMFETDGWVVPVDTGNEETIKDYLKFATDTQRLADQAKYISYGPARQSSAPKVGKFEGTDIDMKPHMPTNPENLKTAIPFDVQFWADYGDALEERFNAWVAG
- a CDS encoding ABC transporter ATP-binding protein, whose translation is MPLGSDAQSDRPMVLFEEVQKSYDGESLVVKNLNLRLERGEFMTMLGPSGSGKTTCLMMVAGFEPATHGEIYLDGQPINSVPPHKRGIGMVFQNYALFPHMTIAENLAFPLEVRGFDKAEREKKVQRALDMVQMGDGSFHGRRPAQLSGGQQQRVALARALVFEPELVLMDEPLGALDKQLREHMQFEIKHIHESLGVTVIYVTHDQSEALTMSDRVAVFNDGVIQQLATPEVLYEKPENSFVAQFIGENNTLQGKIKSINDGIAKVELSDGEQVMALAINAGPGERTQLSIRPERVEIDPDESITDHTVTGRVEEVIYLGDHIRTRMTVAGNSDFVVKTRNRLGARRFKPGEAVRVGWATEDCRALDRGDN